The DNA region GCACTGGCTGGCGACGTTAATGATGGATGCGCTGAAACGCCAGCACGGGGCCACCGCGATGACCAACGCGGATGCCGGACAACTGATCGCCACGATTGCCGGTCAACTGTCCCAGAGGCGTATTCAGGCAATCCTTAACGCCATCTGCCATTGTCGCGAACAACTGCTTAACGTTACCGGAATAAACCGTGAACTGGTGTTAACCGATCTTCTTCTGCAAATCGAACATTATCTGCAACCAGGCACCGTGTTGCCTGTTCCTCACCTGTAAGAGAGACATTATGTTTTTAGTCGACTCGCACTGCCATCTTGATGGCCTGGATTATCAATCTCTGCATAAGGATGTGGACGACGTGCTGGCGAAAGCGGCCGCGCGTGATGTCAAATTCTGTCTGGCGGTGGCAACGACGCTGCCGGGATACCGCGCCATGCGGGAGCTGGTCGGCCAGCGCGATAACGTCGTTTTCTCCTGCGGCGTGCATCCGCTCAATCAGGACGAACCGTATGACGTGGAAGAACTGCGTCATCTGGCGGCTGATGAAGGCGTGGTGGCGATGGGGGAGACGGGGCTGGACTATTTTTACACCCCTGAGACAAAAGTGCGCCAACAGGAGTCGTTCATTCATCATATTCAGATCGGTCGTGAACTGAACAAGCCGGTGATCGTCCACACGCGCGATGCCCGCGTCGATACGCTGGCGATTCTTCGCCACGAAAACGTGACGGATTGTGGCGGCGTACTACACTGTTTTACTGAAGACAGAGAAACGGCGGGTAAATTACTGGATCTGGGCTTTTATATCTCCTTTTCCGGCATTGTGACCTTCCGCAATGCTGAACAGTTACGTGACGCCGCGCGGTATGTGCCGCTGGATCGCCTGCTGGTGGAGACGGATTCCCCATATCTTGCGCCGGTGCCGCATCGGGGGAAAGAGAACCAGCCTGCGATGGTCCGCGACGTGGCGGAATACATGGCTGTATTGAAAGGTGTAGCCGTTGAAGAACTGGCGCAGATAACCACCGATAACTTTTCCCGCCTGTTCCATATCAACGCTTCCCGCCTGCAGTCAGCCTCGTAATCGAGTTTTTTTAAAGCTCGTAATTAATAATTAAAGCGAGTAAAGTTCACCGCCACAAAGTGGGCGGTGAATGAGCGATCTGACACATTCTGATACCTTTTTTGGCAAAATGTGCAACTTGACGCGCTATCCAGAGTTGAAACGTGATAGCCGTCAAACTATATTTCGCTGATTTATTTTACTCTGTGTAATAAATAAAGGGCACTTAGATGCCCTGTCCACGGCGGGGCTCTCCCCCCTCGCCAATGCGTGTGAACGTAGAAAGCACAAATACTCAGGAGCACTCTCAATTATGTTTAAGAATGCATTTGCTAACCTGCAAAAGGTCGGTAAATCGCTGATGCTGCCGGTATCCGTATTGCCTATCGCAGGTATCCTGCTGGGCGTCGGTTCCGCAAACTTCAGCTGGCTGCCAGCCGTTGTATCGCACGTGATGGCAGAAGCCGGCGGTTCTGTTTTTGCAAACATGCCGCTGATTTTCGCTATTGGTGTCGCGCTTGGCTTTACCAACAACGATGGCGTTTCGGCTCTGGCTTCGGTTGTCGCCTATGGCATCATGGTGAAAACCATGGCTGTGGTCGCGCCGCTGGTTCTGCATTTACCTGCTGAAGAAATCGCAGCAAAACACCTTGCGGATACGGGTGTACTCGGGGGGATTATCTCCGGTGCGATTGCAGCGTACATGTTTAACCGCTTCTACCGTATCAAGCTGCCTGAGTATCTGGGCTTCTTTGCTGGTAAGCGCTTCGTGCCGATCATTTCTGGTCTGGCGGCGATCTTTACCGGTGTGGTCCTGTCCTTCATTTGGCCGCCGATCGGTACTGCTATCCAGACGTTCTCTCAGTGGGCTGCTTATCAGAACCCGGTCGTGGCGTTCGGTATTTACGGCTTCATTGAACGCTGCCTGGTACCGTTTGGTCTGCACCACATCTGGAACGTTCCTTTCCAGATGCAGATTGGCGAATACACCAACGCGGCAGGTCAGGTCTTCCACGGCGATATTCCTCGTTACATGGCGGGCGACCCGACTGCGGGCATGTTGTCTGGCGGCTTCCTGTTCAAAATGTATGGTCTGCCGGCTGCTGCCATTGCTATCTGGCACTCGGCTAAACCAGAAAACCGCGCCAAAGTGGGCGGTATCATGATCTCCGCAGCGCTGACCTCGTTCCTGACCGGTATCACCGAGCCGATCGAGTTCTCCTTCATGTTCGTTGCGCCGATCCTGTACGTTATCCACGCGATTCTCGCTGGCCTGGCGTTCCCGATCTGTATCCTGCTGGGTATGCGTGACGGCACGTCGTTCTCACACGGTCTGATCGACTTTATCGTACTGTCCGGTAACAGCAGCAAGCTGTGGCTGTTCCCGATTGTCGGTGCGGGCTATGCGATTGTTTACTACACCATCTTCCGCGTGCTGATCAAAGCACTGGATCTGAAGACTCCGGGTCGCGAAGATAACACCGATGACGCAAAAGCGGGTGCGACCAGTGAAATGGCGCCTGCGCTGATTGCGGCGTTTGGTGGTAAAGAAAACATCACTAACCTGGATGCGTGCATTACCCGTCTGCGTGTCAGCGTGGCTGACGTGGCGAAAGTGGATCAGGCTGGCCTGAAGAAACTGGGTGCCGCAGGTGTGGTGGTTGCAGGTTCCGGTGTTCAGGCGATTTTCGGTACGAAGTCCGATAACCTGAAAACTGAGATGGATGAATACATCCGTAACAGCTAAGACCGAATAAGTTGGGGAGAACTAAGGCAGCCAAATGGCTGCCTTTTTTACATCCTTGAACGCCTGATAGTGCTGCGCTTTTCGGGCTGGGAGATCAGAACTGATAGTTTGCGGTGATGCTCACGTTGCGCGGTTCACCATAAACAATCGACCCTTCGACGTTGGTGTCGTAGGTTTTATCGAACAGGTTGTTGACGTTACCCTGCACAGAGAAGTTTTTGGTCACCTGGTAGCGGGTGAACAGATCCACCAGCGCGTAACTGCCTTGTTCAGCGCGGAAGGTGCCGTACGCCGTCGCGGTATCGGTGTATACGCGGTTTTGCCAGTTCACGCCACCGCCCACGGTCAGGTCGGGCATCACCGGCAGACGGTAGCTGGTGAACAGCTTGACGCTGGTACGCGGCAGATTCGGATTGACGGCGTTGCCTTCATTGTCTTCTGCAACGTAACGCGTTGCGCCAAAGGTCATCTGCCAGTTATCGGTAATCGCTCCGTTGACTTCGAATTCAACCCCTTTGCTGACGGTTCCGTTCGCTGTTTTATACGCGACTTCGCCATTGCTACCCGGAATCGGTGAACCGGTCGACTGGGCAACGTTATCCTGCTCAATGCGGAACACGGCGAGGGTGGTGGTCAGTCGGCTGTTCATCCAGTCGGACTTCAGACCTACCTCATAGTTGTTGCCGGTTATCGGTGCGAGGTATTTCCCGCTGCGGTCACGTTTGTTCTGCGGCTGGAAGATGGAGGTGTAGCTGGCGTAAGTTGACCAGTTATCATTGATGTCGTAAACCAGACCGGCATACGGCGTGGTGTGGTTTTTCTCCATGCTGTAGCTCAGCGTGTCGACACGCCAGTTGGTGTAGCGCGCGCCGAGGATCAGGTGCAGCGGGTCAGCCAGTGAAATGCGCGTCGCGGCGTACAGCGACTTCATGTGCGTGGTATCGTCCTGGGCCAGCGACTGTGGCGTCCAGTCGGTTTGCGGGAAGTTGCCATTGAAGTTATTGAAACTGCCGATCTCATCCGGGAAGACGTTAGCCCAGGAGCTGAAATAACGGTTGTTCTGCTTGCTGTAGCTGCCGCCAAACATCAGGTTGTGCTGGCGACCGAACAGGTCATAGCCGCCGTCGGCAAAGAGATCCAGCGCATCAACCTTACGTTTGCCGCTGTTCCAGCCCGTGCCGCCAACGTAGTCATAGCCCGGTCCGTAGCTACTGTAAGGACCGACCAGCATGCCATCAGCCTTATTCACGTACGCATCGACATACATCGTTTTACTGTCGAATTTGATTTCCGAGTGGGTCGCATTCATCGTCGCCTGCCAGGTGTCGGCAAAACGTTGTTTGAGTGTGACAAAGACTTTGTTGATCTCTTTATCGTTATACGCCCAGTCTGGCGCGGTGCTGCGGGCGCGGTCATAGCTGTTTTTGCTGCCGTCGGTATTCCAGCGCGGCAGGCCACCCCAGGTTGGGCTGTCCACTTTGATCTTCTGATATTCATAGCCGGCGGCAAGGCTGGTGGTTTCACCCAGATCGGCATCAATAATGCCCGAGAAGAAGTTTTTCTCGCTGTGATAGCGATCGAGCCAGGAGTCGTTGTCCTGATAACCCGCCACAATACGCGCGCGTACATTACCGTCATCGGTGAGCGGGCTTTGCAGATCCATTACGTAGCGCTGCTTGTTCCAACTGCCATATTCCGCCGATACGTCGCCTTTGAACTCACGGCTGGTGGCGTGTTTGCGGATCATATTGATGGAGGCAGACGGGTTGCCCGTACCAGTCATCAGGCCGTTTGCGCCGCGCACCACTTCCACGCGCTCATAGAGCGCCATATCGGTCAGGGCGTCACCCAGATTCCAGCGGGATTCAAAATAGGTCGGAATACCGTCGACCATATAGTTGTCAATCTGGAAACCACGCGAGAAGTAGCTGACACGATCCGAGTCTGCCTGGCTTTTGCTGATCCCCAGCGTACTGTCCATCACATCGCCCAGCGTTTGTAACTGCTGGTCTTCCATGCGTTGCTCGCTGACGATGCTGACCGACTGCGGAATATCGCGCTGGGTCATCATCATTTTGGTTCCGGCGGAGGTGGATTTGACGCTGTAATCGTGCTCGTCGCTGTCCGCTGAGGTCGCAGGCGCAGAACCGTCGACAATGACGGTCTCTTCCGGTGCGGTTGCCGCGAAGCTCATGGATGGCATCAGTGCCATCGCGATGCAGGCTGCCAGCAACGATGGTGTTGCGCCAGCCTGGCGTTGTTCATCCCTGTCGTGTGTTGTGAAAGACATCAGAAAGCCCTTAATAGTGAACGAATCCTGGCTCAGGCCGTAAGAGGTGGCAATGAGCCCCTTTTTATTTTTCTAGCCATTAAATGCGCATGAAAATGCAAATGCGAAATATACGCATTCAAATTCTGTCTGTAAACAGATGTAACTTGCTTTCTGAAATCTTGTTTCACTACTTTTTGGCGCTGGAGAGGGGACAACGGGTTGTAAGTGCGCCACTGTGGCGATTTTTTGCTTAAGAAATCGTGGGTTAAGGTTGAAAGAGCGGGTTTAAGTCGCTAATACTCTATACTCGCAGTGTGCCTCAGCGTAGCATAACATCACGCATGGCTATTTTTAGAAAAGGAAAACGTCGTGGCAGAAGAGACTATATTCAGCAAGATCATTCGTCGTGAAATCCCTTCCGATATCGTTTACCAGGATGATCTGGTAACGGCATTTCGGGATATTTCACCGCAGGCGCCTACTCACATTCTGATCATCCCCAACGTTCTGATCCCGACGGTTAATGACGTGACCGCCGAGCATGAGCAAGCGCTGGGACGGATGATTACCGTTGCGGCAAAAATTGCCGAACAGGAAGGCATTGCCGAAGATGGCTATCGCCTGATCATGAATACCAATCGTCATGGCGGTCAGGAGGTGTATCACATCCACATGCATCTGCTGGGCGGTCGCGCGCTCGGTCCTATGCTCGCACACAAAGGGTTGTGATGATGACCAGAGGATGCATTGCGCTTTCGCTGGGTCTGCTCTTACTTGCCGGGTGTCGTTCTCATCCTGAGATCCCGGTAAGCGACGAGCAGTCGCTAGTGATGGAGTCGACGCTGCTGGCGGCGGGGATCACCGCGCAAGAGCCGACGTTGACCACGTCAGATATTCAGCCCTCTGCATCCTCAACGCTGTATAACGAAAGGCAAGAACCCGTTACCGTTCATTATCGCTTTTACTGGTATGACGCCAGAGGGCTGGAGATGCATCCTCTGGAAGCGCCACGCAGCGTGACGATACCGGCACATTCGTCGGTCACGCTGTATGGCAGCGCCAATTATCTGGGGGCGCACAAAGTCAGACTTTATCTTTATTTGTAAGGGGTGAATCTTGAAGACAAAAATGAGTCGCTACGCATTGATAGCCGCGCTGGCGATGTTCCTGTCCGGTTGTGTGGTGCAACGCGAACCTGCACCGGTTGATGAAGTGAAACCCACGCCGGAACAGCCCGCACAGCCGCAAGAACCTGCTCCGGGGGTACCTTCGGTTCCCACGATCCCAGGACAGCCGGGTCCTATTGAACATGAAGATCAGACTGCGGCACCGGCGCCGCGTATACGTCATTACGACTGGAATAGCGCGATGCAGCCGATGGTGGGCAAAATGCTGCAGGCCGATGGCGTCACGGCGGGGAGCGTACTGCTGGTCGATAGCGTCAATAACCGCACTAACGGTTCGCTGAACGCTGGTGAAGCCACTGAAACGCTGCGTAATGCGCTGGCGAACAATGGCAAATTTACTCTCATCTCCGCGCAGCAACTGTCGCTGGCAAAACAGCAGTTAGGGCTGTCGCCGCAGGACAGTCTGGGAACGCGCAGTAAAGCGATTGGTATTGCCCGTAACGTCGGCGCGCACTATGTGCTGTATTCCAGCGCCTCGGGTAACGTCAACGCGCCATCGCTGCAAATGCAATTAATGCTGGTACAAACTGGCGAGATAATCTGGTCAGGTAAAGGTGCCGTTCAGCAGCAATAACATACCAGGGCGCGACGCGGTGTTGTCGCGCTACTTTCCGCACTATCGTCCCGTCGCCGAAGGCCAGTGTGGTCTTAGCGGCGGGAGTGCGATCATTGAAAGTCCAACCCAGCGGCTGGTTCTTCGCCGTCATCACGATCCCGATGCGCCGCAAGCGCATTTTTTACGCCAGTATCATGCCTTATCACGGTTACCTGAAAGCCTTGCGCCAAAGCCGCGCTTTTACATTCCTGGCTGGATGGCGGTGGACTATATCCCGGGCGAGATAAAATCCGGTCTGCCGGGTGCCGACGAACTGGCGGGCTTACTGTATTATCTTCATCAGCAGCCCCGCTTTGGCTGGCGTATCCATTTGCTGTCGTTGCTGGAGCAATACTGGCAGGGGAGCGATCCGGCACGGCGAACCCCGTACTGGTTAAGCGTGCTGAAACGCCTGCGCAAGCAGGGCGAGCCGCACCCGCTGCGCCTTGCGCCGCTGCATATGGATGTCCATGCCGCCAACATCGTTCACGGCCCGACAGGATTGCGGCTTATCGACTGGGAATATGCAGGCGACGGTGATGTCGCCCTTGAACTGGCGGCGGTGTGGGTGGACGATGTTCAGCAACACCGGCAACTGGTGCAGGCCTATGCCGTCCGCGCGCGCATAGACGGGCAAAAATTATGGCAACAGGTCAGACGCTGGTATCCGTGGATACTGATGCTGAAGGCCGGTTGGTTTGAATACCGCTGGCAACAGACCGGCGAACGACAATTTATCAGTCTGGCCGATGCAACCTGGCGGCAGCTGGCAACGAAGGATTAAGGAGAGCAGTGTGGGTCCAGTAATGTTGGATGTCGAAGGGTTTGAGGTGGATGCGGAAGAGCGGGAGATTCTGGCCCATCCACTGGTGGGCGGTTTGATTCTGTTTGCGCGCAATTACCACGATCCGGCCCAGTTACGTGAACTGGTGCGCCAGATCCG from Citrobacter amalonaticus Y19 includes:
- a CDS encoding metal-dependent hydrolase, which encodes MFLVDSHCHLDGLDYQSLHKDVDDVLAKAAARDVKFCLAVATTLPGYRAMRELVGQRDNVVFSCGVHPLNQDEPYDVEELRHLAADEGVVAMGETGLDYFYTPETKVRQQESFIHHIQIGRELNKPVIVHTRDARVDTLAILRHENVTDCGGVLHCFTEDRETAGKLLDLGFYISFSGIVTFRNAEQLRDAARYVPLDRLLVETDSPYLAPVPHRGKENQPAMVRDVAEYMAVLKGVAVEELAQITTDNFSRLFHINASRLQSAS
- the ptsG gene encoding PTS glucose transporter subunit IIBC; this translates as MFKNAFANLQKVGKSLMLPVSVLPIAGILLGVGSANFSWLPAVVSHVMAEAGGSVFANMPLIFAIGVALGFTNNDGVSALASVVAYGIMVKTMAVVAPLVLHLPAEEIAAKHLADTGVLGGIISGAIAAYMFNRFYRIKLPEYLGFFAGKRFVPIISGLAAIFTGVVLSFIWPPIGTAIQTFSQWAAYQNPVVAFGIYGFIERCLVPFGLHHIWNVPFQMQIGEYTNAAGQVFHGDIPRYMAGDPTAGMLSGGFLFKMYGLPAAAIAIWHSAKPENRAKVGGIMISAALTSFLTGITEPIEFSFMFVAPILYVIHAILAGLAFPICILLGMRDGTSFSHGLIDFIVLSGNSSKLWLFPIVGAGYAIVYYTIFRVLIKALDLKTPGREDNTDDAKAGATSEMAPALIAAFGGKENITNLDACITRLRVSVADVAKVDQAGLKKLGAAGVVVAGSGVQAIFGTKSDNLKTEMDEYIRNS
- the fhuE gene encoding ferric-rhodotorulic acid/ferric-coprogen receptor FhuE, whose product is MSFTTHDRDEQRQAGATPSLLAACIAMALMPSMSFAATAPEETVIVDGSAPATSADSDEHDYSVKSTSAGTKMMMTQRDIPQSVSIVSEQRMEDQQLQTLGDVMDSTLGISKSQADSDRVSYFSRGFQIDNYMVDGIPTYFESRWNLGDALTDMALYERVEVVRGANGLMTGTGNPSASINMIRKHATSREFKGDVSAEYGSWNKQRYVMDLQSPLTDDGNVRARIVAGYQDNDSWLDRYHSEKNFFSGIIDADLGETTSLAAGYEYQKIKVDSPTWGGLPRWNTDGSKNSYDRARSTAPDWAYNDKEINKVFVTLKQRFADTWQATMNATHSEIKFDSKTMYVDAYVNKADGMLVGPYSSYGPGYDYVGGTGWNSGKRKVDALDLFADGGYDLFGRQHNLMFGGSYSKQNNRYFSSWANVFPDEIGSFNNFNGNFPQTDWTPQSLAQDDTTHMKSLYAATRISLADPLHLILGARYTNWRVDTLSYSMEKNHTTPYAGLVYDINDNWSTYASYTSIFQPQNKRDRSGKYLAPITGNNYEVGLKSDWMNSRLTTTLAVFRIEQDNVAQSTGSPIPGSNGEVAYKTANGTVSKGVEFEVNGAITDNWQMTFGATRYVAEDNEGNAVNPNLPRTSVKLFTSYRLPVMPDLTVGGGVNWQNRVYTDTATAYGTFRAEQGSYALVDLFTRYQVTKNFSVQGNVNNLFDKTYDTNVEGSIVYGEPRNVSITANYQF
- the hinT gene encoding purine nucleoside phosphoramidase, translating into MAEETIFSKIIRREIPSDIVYQDDLVTAFRDISPQAPTHILIIPNVLIPTVNDVTAEHEQALGRMITVAAKIAEQEGIAEDGYRLIMNTNRHGGQEVYHIHMHLLGGRALGPMLAHKGL
- a CDS encoding YcfL family protein; the encoded protein is MTRGCIALSLGLLLLAGCRSHPEIPVSDEQSLVMESTLLAAGITAQEPTLTTSDIQPSASSTLYNERQEPVTVHYRFYWYDARGLEMHPLEAPRSVTIPAHSSVTLYGSANYLGAHKVRLYLYL
- the lpoB gene encoding penicillin-binding protein activator LpoB, coding for MSRYALIAALAMFLSGCVVQREPAPVDEVKPTPEQPAQPQEPAPGVPSVPTIPGQPGPIEHEDQTAAPAPRIRHYDWNSAMQPMVGKMLQADGVTAGSVLLVDSVNNRTNGSLNAGEATETLRNALANNGKFTLISAQQLSLAKQQLGLSPQDSLGTRSKAIGIARNVGAHYVLYSSASGNVNAPSLQMQLMLVQTGEIIWSGKGAVQQQ
- the thiK gene encoding thiamine kinase encodes the protein MPFSSNNIPGRDAVLSRYFPHYRPVAEGQCGLSGGSAIIESPTQRLVLRRHHDPDAPQAHFLRQYHALSRLPESLAPKPRFYIPGWMAVDYIPGEIKSGLPGADELAGLLYYLHQQPRFGWRIHLLSLLEQYWQGSDPARRTPYWLSVLKRLRKQGEPHPLRLAPLHMDVHAANIVHGPTGLRLIDWEYAGDGDVALELAAVWVDDVQQHRQLVQAYAVRARIDGQKLWQQVRRWYPWILMLKAGWFEYRWQQTGERQFISLADATWRQLATKD